The following are encoded in a window of Sphaerisporangium siamense genomic DNA:
- a CDS encoding IucA/IucC family protein: protein MSGAERHVAARVLDALLREDYGGLAARMTHDKDGVRLVLPTGRVVRLVPGSLFQDFVCAPEESPALAEVLDSLAALAGYRDGEGVAAFAEECRAAVRGRRWFESRRDEVAARIAAAHGTRDGRGVPGVVYESLAAFAEHPVHPTSRARPGLAEADTVAYAPEFAPEFRLRWARVPVAGTTRAGDPPGWWPRDPGPGHTLFPVHPLTVPLVRDIPGVRVLDEPYRGVQPTLSMRTVAAGPRTHLKLPLPVSTLGARNRRSIKPATLGDGARAELLLREIVDREPGLDVLLADEQTYAHAGHEYLGWMARRLPEGEIVPVAALLSPFPGRAPRVLDDLAARYAGGDAPGVLADYLRVLFTWNVRLFVTYGVALEAHQQNLALVFRPDGPARLLVKDNDGMLASPARLRAAGLAVPDFTDPRMLTDDPHALADVFVTITLHLAAAAVAFGAGHGGLVAEALDKALAEYGGHPMARLLRARTLDAARLVGKSMVTAGTLADRGRVAADVNKHYGTSGPNYLRHHRGKATS from the coding sequence GTGAGCGGCGCCGAGCGCCACGTCGCGGCCCGCGTCCTCGACGCGTTGCTGCGCGAAGACTACGGCGGGCTGGCCGCCCGGATGACCCACGACAAGGACGGCGTCCGGCTCGTGCTCCCCACGGGCCGCGTGGTGCGTCTCGTTCCGGGGTCCCTGTTCCAGGACTTCGTCTGCGCGCCCGAGGAGTCGCCGGCGCTCGCCGAGGTGCTGGACTCGCTCGCCGCGCTCGCCGGCTACCGGGACGGCGAGGGGGTCGCCGCCTTCGCCGAGGAGTGCCGGGCGGCCGTGCGGGGCCGCCGCTGGTTCGAGTCCCGCCGCGACGAGGTCGCCGCCCGCATCGCCGCCGCGCACGGCACGCGCGACGGCCGGGGCGTCCCCGGCGTCGTGTACGAGTCGCTGGCCGCCTTCGCCGAGCACCCGGTCCATCCCACCTCGCGGGCGCGGCCCGGCCTGGCGGAGGCGGACACCGTCGCCTACGCGCCCGAGTTCGCGCCCGAGTTCCGGCTCCGCTGGGCGCGGGTGCCGGTCGCGGGCACGACACGGGCCGGCGACCCGCCCGGCTGGTGGCCGCGAGATCCCGGCCCCGGGCACACCCTGTTCCCCGTCCACCCGCTGACCGTTCCCCTCGTGCGCGACATTCCCGGCGTGCGCGTGCTCGACGAGCCGTACCGCGGCGTCCAGCCGACCCTCTCCATGCGGACCGTCGCGGCCGGGCCGCGCACGCACCTGAAGCTGCCGCTGCCCGTCAGCACGCTGGGCGCGCGCAACCGGCGGTCCATCAAGCCCGCCACGCTCGGCGACGGCGCGCGGGCCGAGCTGCTGCTGCGCGAGATCGTGGACAGGGAGCCCGGCCTGGACGTCCTGCTCGCCGACGAGCAGACCTACGCCCACGCCGGGCACGAGTACCTGGGGTGGATGGCCCGCCGCCTCCCGGAGGGCGAGATCGTCCCGGTCGCGGCCCTGCTCTCCCCCTTCCCCGGCCGCGCGCCCCGCGTGCTGGACGACCTGGCCGCCCGGTACGCCGGCGGCGACGCGCCCGGGGTGCTGGCCGACTACCTGCGCGTGCTGTTCACGTGGAACGTGCGGCTCTTCGTCACCTACGGGGTCGCCCTGGAGGCCCACCAGCAGAACCTCGCGCTGGTGTTCCGCCCGGACGGCCCGGCGCGGCTGCTGGTCAAGGACAACGACGGGATGCTCGCCTCGCCGGCCCGGCTGCGCGCGGCGGGGCTCGCCGTCCCGGACTTCACCGACCCGCGCATGCTCACCGACGACCCGCACGCCCTGGCCGACGTGTTCGTGACGATCACGCTGCACCTGGCCGCGGCGGCCGTCGCGTTCGGGGCCGGGCACGGCGGGCTCGTCGCCGAGGCGCTGGACAAGGCCCTGGCCGAGTACGGAGGCCACCCGATGGCCCGGCTGCTGCGCGCCCGCACGCTCGACGCGGCGCGGCTCGTCGGCAAGTCGATGGTCACCGCGGGGACACTCGCCGACCGGGGCCGCGTCGCCGCCGACGTCAACAAGCACTACGGGACGAGCGGCCCGAACTACCTGCGCCACCACCGCGGAAAGGCGACCTCATGA
- a CDS encoding siderophore biosynthesis protein, whose protein sequence is MRLYLTTLNPTDSVTRGFLPAARALGCAVTILTDQPERYPGAETLRTDVRDARAVIDTIARHHRPDAIFSNSDHIQPETALAAEYFGLPAKDWRACLTAKNKALTRRALALAGVESVHSVRLPPGGPPPADLPYPVVVKPREGVASEDVVLVRDSGELATAVADIGARRPTATLVAEEYLEGPLRTLETLGDGRDLRVLGGFRTTLGPLPYFVEERLDWDPVADPHVLRALAAIGAGLGACHAEYVVTDAGPRVVEVNYRVIGDTCDFLLAELLGVPLHEWILRVHLGEPVMTPPDATGHGAAVSLVADATGTIKEGPGDVAENAGDVRLRHRALRAVGDQVELTHTNRDYLGIVRAVGPDEAAVSRAVDGFRARHPWVIG, encoded by the coding sequence GTGCGGCTCTATCTGACCACGCTCAATCCGACCGACTCGGTCACCCGTGGCTTCCTGCCCGCCGCCCGCGCGCTCGGATGCGCGGTGACGATCCTCACCGACCAGCCGGAACGCTACCCCGGCGCCGAGACACTCCGCACCGACGTCCGCGACGCCCGCGCCGTGATCGACACGATCGCCCGCCACCACCGCCCGGACGCGATCTTCTCCAACTCCGACCACATCCAGCCCGAGACCGCGCTCGCCGCCGAGTACTTCGGCCTGCCCGCCAAGGACTGGCGCGCCTGCCTGACCGCCAAGAACAAGGCCCTCACCCGGCGCGCCCTCGCCCTCGCCGGCGTCGAGTCCGTCCACTCCGTACGCCTCCCGCCCGGCGGCCCGCCGCCCGCGGACCTGCCGTACCCGGTCGTGGTCAAGCCGCGCGAGGGGGTGGCCAGCGAGGACGTCGTGCTCGTACGGGACTCCGGCGAGCTGGCCACGGCCGTGGCGGACATCGGCGCCCGCAGGCCCACGGCCACGCTCGTCGCCGAGGAGTACCTGGAGGGCCCGCTGCGCACGCTGGAGACCCTGGGCGACGGCCGCGACCTGCGCGTGCTCGGCGGGTTCCGCACGACGCTCGGCCCGCTGCCGTACTTCGTCGAGGAACGGCTGGACTGGGACCCCGTCGCCGACCCGCACGTCCTGCGGGCGCTGGCCGCGATCGGGGCCGGGCTCGGCGCCTGCCACGCCGAGTACGTCGTGACGGACGCGGGGCCGCGTGTCGTCGAGGTCAACTACCGGGTGATCGGCGACACCTGCGACTTTCTGCTCGCGGAGCTGCTCGGGGTGCCGCTGCACGAGTGGATCCTGCGCGTCCACCTCGGCGAGCCGGTCATGACGCCGCCGGACGCCACGGGGCACGGCGCGGCGGTGAGCCTTGTCGCCGACGCCACCGGGACGATCAAGGAGGGTCCCGGGGACGTGGCCGAGAACGCCGGGGACGTCCGGCTGCGGCACCGCGCCCTGCGCGCGGTGGGCGACCAGGTCGAGCTCACCCACACCAACCGCGACTACCTGGGCATCGTCAGGGCCGTGGGGCCGGACGAGGCCGCGGTGTCCCGGGCGGTCGACGGCTTCCGCGCCCGCCACCCGTGGGTGATCGGGTGA